A window of the Sphaerobacter thermophilus DSM 20745 genome harbors these coding sequences:
- a CDS encoding GvpL/GvpF family gas vesicle protein encodes MNVVAGTYVYCVSSAQSFGQGSPTFTTPGIGGHGAVVRIIAEGDLAAVVSDSAAVHYDVSRENLLAHQRVLEEAMAQSDILPVAFGTVAANDDEVREALLRREADHLHANLDYIRGCVELALRALWQPERLFEEIVAEDDEIRALRDGIASYPEAATEFDRIRLGELTEWVINAKSDVEAEAILGELQPIAVDTVLNPIVTEMMILNAAFLVERTRVPEFDVAVQEIGASHAERLSFQYVGPLPPFNFVDASVNWED; translated from the coding sequence GTGAACGTCGTTGCTGGCACCTACGTCTACTGCGTCAGCTCTGCCCAGTCGTTCGGCCAAGGCAGCCCAACGTTCACGACACCAGGCATCGGAGGTCATGGCGCGGTGGTGCGCATCATCGCGGAGGGAGACCTGGCGGCAGTCGTGAGTGATTCGGCGGCGGTGCACTACGACGTCAGCCGGGAGAATCTCCTGGCGCACCAGCGGGTGCTTGAAGAGGCGATGGCGCAGTCGGATATCCTCCCCGTCGCGTTCGGCACTGTCGCAGCGAACGACGACGAAGTGCGTGAGGCGCTCCTCCGGCGCGAGGCCGACCACCTGCACGCGAATCTCGACTACATCCGAGGCTGCGTCGAGCTCGCGCTCCGCGCACTCTGGCAGCCCGAGCGTCTCTTCGAGGAGATCGTCGCTGAAGACGACGAGATCCGCGCGCTGCGTGACGGCATCGCCAGCTACCCGGAGGCGGCTACGGAGTTCGATCGCATTCGGCTGGGCGAGCTGACTGAGTGGGTCATCAACGCGAAGAGCGACGTGGAAGCCGAAGCGATACTCGGCGAGCTGCAGCCGATTGCCGTGGACACGGTCCTGAACCCGATCGTCACGGAGATGATGATCCTGAATGCAGCGTTCCTGGTGGAGCGGACAAGGGTTCCCGAGTTCGACGTGGCCGTTCAGGAGATCGGTGCATCTCATGCTGAGCGCCTGAGCTTCCAGTACGTCGGCCCGCTGCCGCCCTTCAATTTCGTCGATGCCAGCGTGAATTGGGAGGACTAG
- a CDS encoding gas vesicle protein GvpG translates to MGLLSGLLLFPIAGPVRGLRFVLEQIREEADAQLFDENAVQAELMSLDLLYRQGEISDEEYEAREAELFDYLNAIRASNEGRGEGDEYWEGDAW, encoded by the coding sequence ATGGGCCTGCTCTCCGGCCTGTTGCTCTTTCCCATTGCCGGGCCCGTTCGTGGGCTTCGGTTCGTGCTGGAGCAGATTCGTGAGGAGGCGGACGCGCAGTTGTTCGACGAGAACGCCGTACAGGCGGAGCTGATGAGCCTCGACCTCCTCTACAGGCAGGGCGAGATCTCCGACGAGGAGTACGAAGCACGTGAGGCCGAGCTGTTCGACTACTTGAACGCCATCCGTGCGTCCAACGAGGGCCGTGGAGAAGGAGACGAATATTGGGAGGGTGACGCATGGTGA
- a CDS encoding GvpL/GvpF family gas vesicle protein, with the protein MVTERSQNAPQPTPEAGATVGGDRAWYLYGVTRSDSLIHDLLERTRADVRDAGEALQALICGDLAAIVRPVSSEEFGPEPLEKHLQDVAWLEAVVRAHNDVIAVFHRGRAILPAKFGSVFRSQEDLRAALTEAHDALVRQLDRLTECDEWAIHLYVDRDVVEQRVGETYPELQRLREDVETARPGRAYLLQRQLDAELASATDAMLSDVALAAFERLQRHAVAGETTSPVRADDPDAEILRAAFLVRRHHLPAFLSEADSITDSGTGVRCEYSGPWPPYSFAAPRDEVP; encoded by the coding sequence ATGGTGACGGAGAGGTCTCAGAACGCACCGCAGCCGACACCAGAAGCAGGAGCGACGGTGGGTGGCGACCGTGCCTGGTATCTCTATGGCGTCACCCGGTCTGACTCCTTGATCCACGACCTGCTCGAGCGGACACGTGCAGACGTGAGGGATGCAGGAGAAGCCCTGCAGGCGTTGATCTGCGGCGACCTGGCGGCGATCGTCCGACCGGTGTCGTCGGAGGAGTTCGGCCCCGAGCCACTTGAGAAGCACCTCCAGGATGTCGCGTGGCTGGAGGCGGTCGTCCGGGCGCACAACGATGTCATCGCTGTCTTCCATCGCGGCCGAGCCATCCTGCCCGCCAAGTTCGGATCTGTCTTCCGCTCGCAGGAGGATCTCCGAGCGGCACTGACGGAGGCACACGACGCCCTCGTCCGGCAGCTCGACCGCCTGACCGAATGCGACGAGTGGGCCATTCATCTCTACGTTGATCGGGATGTGGTGGAGCAACGCGTCGGCGAAACGTATCCGGAACTACAGCGGCTCAGGGAGGACGTGGAAACGGCACGTCCGGGCCGTGCATACCTGCTCCAGCGTCAACTCGATGCAGAACTCGCGTCGGCCACCGACGCGATGCTGAGCGACGTGGCCCTGGCGGCTTTCGAGCGTCTGCAACGGCACGCGGTTGCCGGTGAGACCACCTCTCCGGTGCGTGCCGATGACCCCGACGCCGAGATCCTGCGCGCGGCCTTCCTGGTCAGGCGTCATCATCTGCCGGCCTTCCTGTCCGAGGCAGACAGTATCACGGATTCAGGCACGGGCGTGCGCTGTGAGTACAGCGGCCCGTGGCCACCCTACAGCTTTGCAGCCCCCAGGGACGAGGTACCGTGA
- a CDS encoding gas vesicle protein: MSNVVSDTREVGLVELLDRVLDHGVILVGDITISVAEVDLVYLGLRVMLSSVERADELRRSAVPLTAGKVTDV; encoded by the coding sequence ATGAGTAACGTCGTATCCGACACGCGCGAGGTGGGCCTGGTTGAACTACTGGACCGTGTCCTCGATCACGGGGTCATCCTGGTCGGGGACATCACCATCTCGGTGGCTGAGGTCGACCTCGTCTACCTCGGGCTCCGGGTCATGCTCTCCTCAGTCGAACGAGCCGATGAGTTACGTCGCAGCGCGGTGCCGTTGACCGCAGGCAAGGTGACTGATGTCTAG
- a CDS encoding GvpL/GvpF family gas vesicle protein: MSSARYVYAILPRDAHPPAGLTGWGGTPLTTVTWCDLAGMTSAVSPGEPQPTPDNVLRHAAIVERLREVGPILPVRFGTVLRDGDAVKEALAQRCHVLVADLERLGSKIELGLTVLWDPPDVTSEEVASERHAGSGDGTRYLQARLVEQRREAVLRRNAGKVVRELETALDPHVLEQHSTILPTPRLLLRAAYLVDPARIGSFQDTLGTLRANHPELRFLLSGPWPPYSFVSQPSEADQVHPTRRGRRAEPM, encoded by the coding sequence ATGTCTAGCGCTCGCTACGTGTACGCCATTCTCCCACGCGATGCGCATCCGCCGGCCGGGCTGACCGGATGGGGCGGCACTCCTCTGACCACTGTGACCTGGTGCGACCTCGCGGGGATGACGAGCGCCGTCAGCCCGGGCGAACCGCAGCCGACACCGGACAACGTGCTGCGCCACGCGGCAATCGTCGAGCGACTGCGCGAGGTCGGGCCAATCCTGCCTGTACGTTTTGGGACCGTGCTCCGCGATGGTGACGCGGTCAAGGAGGCGCTTGCCCAGCGCTGTCACGTGCTGGTCGCCGATCTGGAGCGGTTGGGCTCCAAGATCGAGCTCGGCCTCACGGTGTTGTGGGATCCGCCCGACGTGACCAGCGAGGAAGTCGCGAGCGAGCGCCATGCTGGGAGCGGCGATGGAACGCGCTATCTCCAGGCGCGGCTCGTCGAGCAGCGCCGTGAGGCAGTGCTACGGCGCAACGCCGGGAAAGTCGTGAGGGAACTGGAAACTGCGCTCGACCCCCATGTGCTGGAGCAGCACAGCACAATTCTTCCAACTCCCCGGCTGCTGCTGCGCGCGGCGTATCTTGTGGACCCCGCGCGAATCGGGTCGTTTCAGGACACGCTTGGAACGCTGCGCGCGAACCACCCTGAGCTGCGCTTCCTGCTGAGCGGTCCCTGGCCTCCGTACAGCTTCGTCTCGCAACCCAGCGAGGCTGACCAGGTGCACCCGACGAGACGAGGCCGGAGGGCAGAGCCCATGTGA
- a CDS encoding gas vesicle protein K has product MTLHSGKSDDVDSVTREPLPPIDERLSGDLEALDHFARELSQLRTSGRAQTVPSTDRQVSGAGMMPDRIDADPETAEQGLAKLVLTLVDILRQVLEKQAIRRMEAGSLSEAEIERLGETFLRLNQKLDELKAAFGLEDDDLRLNLGPIRDLLSEP; this is encoded by the coding sequence ATGACGCTCCACTCCGGGAAGAGTGACGACGTGGACTCGGTCACGCGCGAGCCTCTGCCGCCGATCGACGAGCGGTTGAGCGGGGACCTTGAAGCGCTGGACCATTTCGCTCGCGAGCTGTCGCAGCTCAGGACTTCAGGACGGGCTCAAACCGTTCCGAGCACTGATCGACAGGTCAGCGGCGCAGGGATGATGCCGGATCGGATCGATGCGGACCCCGAAACCGCTGAGCAGGGCCTGGCAAAGCTCGTCCTTACCTTAGTCGACATCCTCCGTCAGGTGCTCGAAAAGCAGGCGATTCGACGCATGGAGGCCGGATCGCTCAGCGAGGCGGAGATCGAGCGGTTGGGTGAGACGTTCCTGAGGCTCAACCAGAAGCTGGACGAGCTCAAGGCCGCGTTCGGACTCGAAGATGACGATCTCAGGCTGAATCTCGGTCCGATCCGGGACCTGCTGTCGGAACCGTAA
- a CDS encoding gas vesicle protein: MSSSGDRPAITRHQDSPYRPRPGSPRAAAGVQPTNLADLLERVLDKGIVVAGDITLSLGTVEVLSLKIRLLIASIDKAQEIGINWWQFDPALSSNARTPELEANGLGERLDRIEAQLAALARQPSEEPAESRNAGPGEA, translated from the coding sequence ATGAGTAGCAGCGGCGATCGCCCAGCCATCACTCGACACCAGGACTCACCCTATCGTCCACGCCCTGGCAGTCCACGGGCTGCTGCCGGCGTCCAACCGACCAACCTGGCCGATCTCCTCGAGCGCGTGCTGGACAAGGGAATCGTGGTCGCCGGTGACATCACGCTGTCTCTTGGTACCGTCGAGGTCCTCTCGCTCAAGATCCGACTGCTGATTGCGTCGATCGACAAGGCCCAGGAGATCGGCATCAACTGGTGGCAGTTTGATCCTGCACTTTCCTCGAACGCCAGGACACCCGAACTCGAGGCCAATGGGCTGGGCGAACGGCTCGACCGCATCGAAGCGCAGCTCGCCGCGCTCGCACGACAACCGAGCGAAGAGCCCGCCGAATCGCGAAACGCGGGTCCCGGCGAGGCATGA
- a CDS encoding GatB/YqeY domain-containing protein, protein MSELATRLLDDLKAAVRASDTTRREVLRYLRAEVHNVEIERGRPLTDEEIVSVIQRQIKQRRDAIEQFAKGNRQDLVEAETRQIEILQEYLPPPLTREELLALAREVAGELGASGPKDMGRVMPVVRERVGARAEGRDIATAVREVLAAEGGSSAAS, encoded by the coding sequence ATGAGTGAGCTTGCTACCCGGCTCCTCGACGATCTCAAGGCGGCTGTCCGCGCGTCCGACACGACGCGCCGGGAAGTGCTGCGCTATCTCCGAGCCGAGGTACACAACGTGGAGATCGAGCGCGGCCGGCCGCTGACAGACGAGGAGATCGTGAGCGTCATCCAGCGGCAGATCAAGCAGCGGCGCGACGCCATTGAGCAGTTCGCGAAAGGCAATCGGCAGGATCTGGTCGAGGCGGAGACACGTCAGATCGAGATCTTGCAAGAGTACCTCCCGCCGCCCCTCACGCGGGAGGAGCTGCTGGCCCTGGCGCGGGAGGTTGCCGGGGAACTTGGCGCGTCCGGCCCGAAGGACATGGGGCGCGTGATGCCCGTGGTGCGCGAACGCGTAGGCGCCCGTGCCGAAGGCCGCGACATCGCCACCGCCGTCCGAGAGGTGCTGGCGGCCGAAGGGGGCTCATCCGCCGCATCCTAA
- a CDS encoding HD family phosphohydrolase yields the protein MAFGLALLAILVLVLYATWESDALTLKVGQIADRTLKAPRTATFVSETRTEAKRQEAYDDVRNIVLRTDPAVAPNQTAALRQALTAIDTVRSDRNQERTRAVDRIRGTVEGLTAEEAQAILSLSDESWARVRSEAERLLDTALMNQIRAEDVAEVKEQMLSRASLFLSNPERQLAAALSRPFVQANVHVDEERTQAAREAAAQAVEPVYVTVQEGEVIVRDGDPVTREAMEKLEYFELLSPSETWDQFFGVVSLLLLLTSALVLYLYRVAPADWQARHLILVGLVILVPVVVGRFVLGHPDLRYMFPAAAAAMLLAILIDFQIAAVIGGVIGLYLGIISGTSYEIAFITFVASVAGSAVIWRADRTMTFLWAGGAVALATGASATLFALVSGNLDMMRFGSLMVDGAVNGALAASLTFLSFSLFGRVFGITTHLQLLELAHPNQPLLYRLAREAPGTYHHSIVVSNLAESAVEVVGGDPLFARVAVLYHDIGKVLRPSFFVENQANRANVHEALDPRTSARIIQEHVSDGVRLARKARLPQPIIDVIQQHHGTTLIKYFYNRALNSGEDVEESEFRYPGPRPQTREAGIIMLADSVEAAVRAAAQAGRLFEEGAEGNGTGGERRTGKLAEIVDSVIRERLDDGQLDECDLTLKQIELVRQTFISILEGIYHPRIEYPELKRVAGTSLAPEATATEAPS from the coding sequence GTGGCATTCGGGTTGGCGCTGCTAGCCATCCTCGTACTTGTCCTCTATGCCACCTGGGAGTCCGATGCCCTCACGCTCAAGGTCGGGCAGATCGCTGACCGCACCTTGAAGGCGCCCCGCACGGCGACCTTCGTGAGCGAAACCAGGACGGAGGCCAAGCGCCAGGAAGCGTACGACGATGTCCGGAACATCGTCCTGCGCACCGATCCCGCCGTGGCTCCCAACCAGACCGCCGCGCTGCGCCAGGCGCTCACGGCGATCGATACCGTGCGCTCCGATCGGAATCAAGAGCGCACCCGTGCGGTAGACCGGATTCGGGGTACGGTCGAGGGATTGACCGCCGAGGAGGCTCAGGCGATCCTGTCGCTCTCCGACGAGAGCTGGGCACGGGTCCGTTCTGAGGCGGAGCGGCTGCTCGACACCGCCCTGATGAACCAGATCCGCGCGGAGGACGTGGCTGAGGTCAAGGAGCAGATGCTCAGCCGCGCTAGCCTCTTCCTGTCCAACCCGGAGCGGCAGCTCGCCGCGGCCTTGAGCCGGCCGTTCGTCCAGGCGAATGTGCACGTGGACGAGGAGCGAACGCAGGCGGCGCGGGAGGCGGCCGCGCAGGCCGTCGAGCCGGTCTACGTCACGGTGCAGGAGGGCGAGGTCATCGTCCGTGACGGGGATCCGGTGACCCGCGAAGCGATGGAGAAGCTGGAGTACTTCGAGCTCCTGTCTCCCAGCGAGACGTGGGACCAGTTCTTCGGCGTCGTCAGCCTGCTGCTGTTGCTTACCTCCGCGCTGGTGCTCTATCTCTACCGTGTCGCTCCCGCGGATTGGCAGGCGCGGCATCTGATCCTGGTCGGGTTGGTGATCCTGGTCCCGGTGGTGGTGGGCCGGTTCGTGCTGGGCCACCCGGATCTGCGCTACATGTTCCCGGCGGCGGCCGCCGCGATGCTCTTGGCGATCCTGATCGACTTCCAGATCGCGGCGGTGATCGGCGGAGTTATCGGGCTCTACCTGGGCATCATCTCGGGTACGTCGTACGAGATCGCCTTCATCACCTTCGTCGCCAGCGTGGCGGGCTCGGCGGTGATCTGGCGGGCCGACCGGACAATGACCTTCCTCTGGGCCGGCGGCGCCGTGGCGCTGGCGACCGGCGCGAGTGCGACGCTCTTCGCGCTGGTATCAGGCAACCTCGACATGATGCGGTTCGGCAGCCTGATGGTCGACGGAGCGGTGAACGGTGCGCTCGCGGCGAGCCTCACGTTTCTCTCCTTCAGCTTGTTCGGCCGCGTGTTCGGGATCACCACACATCTCCAGTTGCTGGAGCTGGCGCACCCGAATCAGCCGCTGCTCTACCGTTTGGCTCGTGAGGCCCCCGGGACGTACCACCACAGCATTGTGGTGAGCAACCTGGCCGAAAGCGCCGTGGAGGTCGTCGGGGGTGATCCGCTCTTCGCACGCGTGGCCGTGCTCTACCATGACATCGGAAAGGTGCTGCGCCCCAGTTTCTTCGTGGAGAACCAGGCGAACCGAGCGAATGTCCACGAGGCGCTCGACCCACGCACCAGTGCTCGGATCATCCAGGAGCACGTTTCGGATGGTGTGCGGCTGGCGCGTAAGGCCCGCCTGCCCCAGCCGATCATCGACGTGATCCAGCAGCACCACGGGACGACGTTGATCAAGTACTTCTACAACCGCGCCCTCAACTCGGGAGAGGACGTGGAGGAGTCGGAATTCCGCTATCCCGGTCCGCGGCCGCAGACGCGGGAGGCCGGGATCATCATGCTGGCCGACAGCGTTGAGGCGGCGGTGCGCGCTGCGGCGCAGGCAGGGCGGCTGTTCGAGGAGGGCGCCGAGGGGAACGGCACCGGTGGGGAGCGGCGAACCGGAAAGCTGGCGGAGATCGTCGACAGCGTGATCCGCGAGCGACTGGACGACGGCCAACTCGACGAGTGCGACCTGACCCTGAAGCAGATCGAACTGGTACGCCAGACGTTCATCTCGATCCTCGAGGGGATCTACCACCCGCGCATCGAATACCCGGAACTCAAGCGCGTAGCCGGTACATCGCTCGCCCCCGAGGCTACCGCGACGGAGGCGCCGTCGTAG
- the ybeY gene encoding rRNA maturation RNase YbeY: MPEHGGLSVELTISPGAPSLDQGRLRAVLAFAARHEGLSGTVGVWICTDAEIADLHLRFMNIPDPTDVLTFPADITNTDGPYLGDIAVSFDTAADQAADAGHSPQREIAYLALHGLLHLAGYDDLTPDERDTMLRRQDELIAAFEREEPGEWG, from the coding sequence ATGCCGGAGCACGGGGGTCTATCGGTCGAGCTCACCATCAGCCCGGGAGCGCCGTCCTTAGACCAGGGGCGGCTGCGAGCGGTGTTGGCCTTCGCCGCCCGCCACGAGGGGCTCAGCGGGACCGTGGGCGTCTGGATCTGCACCGACGCGGAGATCGCGGACCTGCACCTCCGGTTCATGAACATCCCTGACCCCACCGACGTCTTGACGTTCCCCGCTGACATCACGAATACCGACGGCCCGTACCTGGGAGATATCGCGGTCTCCTTCGACACCGCGGCGGATCAGGCGGCCGATGCTGGGCACTCGCCGCAGCGGGAGATCGCGTACTTGGCGCTGCACGGTCTCCTGCACCTGGCGGGATACGACGACCTCACGCCCGACGAGCGGGACACGATGCTGCGGCGCCAGGATGAGCTCATTGCCGCGTTCGAACGGGAGGAACCGGGTGAGTGGGGCTAA
- a CDS encoding glycosyltransferase, which translates to MSGAKRLSVSLILTVKDEADNIDDLMASIARQTHLPDEVIVVDGGSTDGTVARLRAWEGRLPLQVIEAPGATISQGRNVALSRATGDIVAVTDAGVRLDPAWLERLVEPFSREGEQPDVVSGFFRADPRTLFELALGVTTLPDEEEIDGTRFLPSSRSVAFRRSWYLAGIRYPEWLDYCEDLIFDLRLRRAGARFVFQPSAFVWFRPRPSVRAFWHQYFRYARGDGKAGLFARRHAARYLTYGLLVPLALSGRWPRVTQAAAAGALWYMRQPWLRLWRRRRDLRARDLVAAAALAPLLRFIGDVAKMAGYPVGLVWRARRYGLRATWRDIPEEPTSGSPAKL; encoded by the coding sequence GTGAGTGGGGCTAAACGGTTGTCGGTCAGCCTGATCCTGACGGTGAAGGACGAGGCGGACAACATTGACGACCTCATGGCGTCGATCGCCAGGCAGACCCACCTTCCCGATGAGGTCATCGTCGTGGACGGCGGGTCGACCGACGGCACCGTGGCGCGGCTCCGCGCATGGGAGGGCCGGCTGCCGCTGCAGGTGATCGAGGCTCCCGGCGCGACCATCTCCCAGGGCCGTAACGTGGCGCTGTCGCGGGCAACGGGGGATATCGTGGCCGTGACCGACGCCGGGGTGCGGCTCGACCCGGCATGGCTGGAGCGGCTGGTTGAACCCTTCTCCCGGGAGGGTGAGCAGCCCGACGTGGTTTCCGGCTTTTTTCGGGCCGACCCACGGACGCTGTTCGAGCTGGCCCTCGGTGTGACCACGCTCCCCGACGAAGAGGAGATCGACGGGACACGGTTCCTGCCGTCGAGCCGGTCGGTCGCGTTTCGCCGGTCCTGGTACCTGGCCGGGATTCGCTACCCGGAGTGGCTGGACTACTGCGAGGATCTGATCTTTGATCTGCGCCTCCGGCGGGCCGGGGCGCGCTTCGTCTTCCAGCCTTCGGCGTTCGTCTGGTTCCGGCCACGGCCCTCCGTGCGCGCCTTCTGGCACCAGTACTTCCGCTACGCGCGGGGCGACGGGAAGGCCGGTCTGTTCGCCCGACGGCACGCCGCGCGATACCTGACGTATGGCCTGCTGGTTCCGCTCGCCCTTTCCGGCAGGTGGCCGCGTGTGACACAAGCTGCGGCGGCCGGGGCGCTGTGGTACATGCGCCAACCCTGGCTGCGCCTCTGGCGCCGGCGCCGGGATCTGCGAGCGCGGGATCTGGTGGCCGCGGCGGCGCTGGCGCCACTGCTGCGCTTCATCGGCGATGTGGCGAAAATGGCTGGGTACCCGGTAGGACTCGTCTGGCGGGCGCGCCGGTACGGGTTGCGTGCCACCTGGCGAGACATCCCCGAGGAGCCGACCTCAGGCAGTCCCGCCAAGCTCTGA
- a CDS encoding CinA family nicotinamide mononucleotide deamidase-related protein, which translates to MRAVVISVGSELLDGFLTDTNATFLAQEMAALGIELVGVSQVGDSLSRILTTLRRAWDDADLIVTTGGIGPTEDDLTREGVAALLDETVEVDPDLLRGISEYFAARGLVMPEQNAKQAWLIPSAKALPNPMGTAPGWFVERDGHVIVSMPGVPREMMRMWREQVVPRLLPYLGDRAVVSRTLKTIGIGESAAERLIVDIIQRGYPIIATYAKNDGVHVRITASAPDRARAEAAVQATEREIREVLGEYIYGEDDTSLGAALLAPLAAKGHSLAIAEDGSGGRMTGLLAEEPAAIVAYDGGVVRAFEHAAAEAGIDANAPGSPAALADREARLIRERLHADYGLAIAVRLISGQTLDDTRGEIALALDGPFGSHHREHQVKGIPREIRRRAGLWAAEFLWVVLRSELGGTA; encoded by the coding sequence ATGCGCGCGGTGGTTATCTCTGTCGGGTCGGAGTTGCTCGACGGCTTCCTCACGGACACCAACGCGACCTTCCTGGCGCAGGAGATGGCTGCGCTGGGCATTGAGCTCGTCGGCGTGAGCCAGGTCGGCGACTCGCTATCGCGTATCCTCACGACCCTGCGCCGAGCCTGGGACGACGCCGACCTGATCGTCACCACCGGCGGCATCGGGCCGACCGAGGACGACCTGACGCGTGAGGGTGTTGCCGCGCTGCTCGACGAGACGGTGGAGGTCGACCCCGACCTACTACGCGGGATCTCCGAATACTTCGCGGCTCGCGGCCTGGTCATGCCCGAGCAAAACGCCAAGCAAGCCTGGCTCATCCCCTCGGCGAAGGCGCTGCCGAACCCGATGGGGACAGCGCCGGGCTGGTTCGTCGAGCGAGACGGCCACGTGATCGTCAGCATGCCCGGTGTGCCGCGGGAGATGATGCGCATGTGGCGCGAGCAGGTCGTCCCGCGCCTCCTCCCCTACCTCGGTGACCGGGCCGTTGTGTCACGCACCCTGAAGACCATCGGGATCGGGGAATCCGCCGCAGAGCGCCTGATCGTGGACATCATCCAGCGGGGATATCCGATCATCGCGACCTATGCCAAGAACGACGGCGTCCACGTGCGCATCACCGCCAGCGCGCCCGACCGTGCCCGGGCCGAGGCCGCGGTCCAGGCGACGGAGCGGGAGATCCGTGAGGTGCTGGGCGAGTACATCTATGGGGAGGACGACACCAGTCTCGGCGCCGCCCTCCTGGCACCGCTGGCCGCCAAGGGACACTCGCTGGCGATCGCGGAGGATGGGAGCGGCGGCCGGATGACCGGGCTCCTCGCCGAGGAACCGGCGGCCATCGTGGCCTACGACGGTGGGGTCGTCCGCGCCTTCGAACACGCGGCGGCAGAGGCCGGGATCGATGCCAACGCCCCCGGCAGCCCCGCGGCGCTCGCCGACCGGGAAGCACGCCTGATCCGCGAACGCCTGCATGCGGACTACGGCCTCGCGATCGCGGTGCGCCTCATCTCCGGCCAGACCTTGGACGACACACGCGGCGAAATCGCGCTTGCCCTCGACGGCCCATTCGGTAGCCATCACCGTGAACATCAGGTCAAGGGCATCCCGCGGGAGATCCGTCGTCGCGCCGGGCTGTGGGCCGCCGAGTTCCTGTGGGTCGTGCTCCGCTCAGAGCTTGGCGGGACTGCCTGA
- a CDS encoding haloacid dehalogenase, with translation MEIDINRIASIGEAVIVRLEGINAARERALAESRQIIRLSANAVRAVHRNEFDVAEELLRQAQELKDALVSHLADYPSIYWSGYVQDAHKEYAEARITLGVIGGRAIPDPAQLGVEDAVYLNGLGEAAGEFRRYCLDAMRRGDLSRAEALLQVMDEIYGLLVSVDYPDAVTGGLRRTTDMVRGVLERTRGDLTLALQQQALTEALGRAETLLREQQRDREGA, from the coding sequence GTGGAAATAGATATCAACCGCATCGCGTCGATCGGGGAGGCGGTGATCGTTCGCCTGGAGGGGATCAACGCCGCCCGCGAGCGGGCGCTGGCGGAGAGCCGCCAGATCATTCGGCTCAGCGCGAACGCGGTGCGTGCGGTTCACCGCAACGAGTTTGATGTTGCGGAAGAGCTGCTGCGGCAGGCGCAGGAGCTCAAGGACGCGCTCGTGAGCCATCTGGCCGATTACCCGAGCATCTATTGGTCTGGCTACGTGCAGGACGCGCACAAGGAATATGCGGAGGCGCGGATCACGCTAGGGGTGATCGGCGGCCGAGCGATCCCCGATCCGGCGCAGCTCGGGGTGGAGGATGCGGTCTACCTGAATGGTCTGGGGGAAGCGGCAGGGGAGTTCCGGCGCTACTGCCTGGACGCGATGCGTCGTGGCGACCTTTCACGCGCGGAAGCGCTCCTCCAGGTGATGGACGAGATCTACGGATTGCTTGTCTCGGTGGACTATCCGGATGCGGTCACTGGTGGGTTGCGACGCACGACCGACATGGTCCGGGGCGTCCTCGAGCGCACGCGCGGTGACCTGACCCTGGCTCTCCAGCAGCAGGCGCTCACCGAGGCGTTGGGGCGCGCCGAGACGCTTCTCCGCGAGCAGCAGCGAGACAGGGAAGGCGCCTGA